A single region of the Streptomyces vilmorinianum genome encodes:
- the opcA gene encoding glucose-6-phosphate dehydrogenase assembly protein OpcA produces MKIDLTDTTSSKINKAIVGGRRAIGTPAVGMVLTLVVVTDEENAYDALKAANDASREHPSRTLAVIKRHARSPRERHEARLDAEIRMGGDAGAGETILLRLHGELGARADSVVLPLLLPDAPVVVWWPVDAPDVPSTDPLGALAQRRITDMYAVEEPLAALAARAASYAPGDTDLAWTRLTPWRSMLAAALDQARTTVVSAAVESEPDNPSAELLARWFEDRLRVPVERVVSDGPVVTAVRLGTPDGEIRIDRPEGPVGMLSIPGQPSRVIALKVRTTAELIAEELRRLDPDEVYASALRTQAPAAP; encoded by the coding sequence ATGAAGATCGATCTCACGGACACCACCTCCAGCAAGATCAACAAGGCGATCGTCGGGGGCCGCCGCGCCATCGGCACACCCGCCGTCGGCATGGTGCTCACCCTCGTCGTCGTCACCGACGAGGAGAACGCCTACGACGCGCTCAAGGCGGCCAACGACGCGTCCCGCGAACACCCTTCCCGCACGCTCGCCGTCATCAAGCGCCACGCCCGCTCACCCCGCGAGCGCCACGAAGCCCGCCTCGACGCCGAGATCCGCATGGGCGGCGACGCCGGCGCGGGCGAGACCATCCTGCTGAGGCTGCACGGAGAGCTCGGCGCCCGCGCCGACTCCGTCGTCCTGCCGCTGCTGCTCCCGGACGCACCCGTCGTCGTCTGGTGGCCGGTCGACGCCCCCGACGTGCCGTCCACGGACCCGCTCGGCGCGCTCGCCCAGCGCCGGATCACCGACATGTACGCCGTCGAGGAGCCCCTCGCCGCGCTCGCCGCCCGCGCCGCCTCGTACGCCCCCGGTGACACGGACCTGGCCTGGACCCGGCTCACGCCCTGGCGCTCGATGCTCGCCGCGGCGCTGGACCAGGCCCGTACGACGGTCGTCTCGGCCGCGGTGGAGAGCGAGCCCGACAACCCCAGCGCCGAACTGCTCGCCCGCTGGTTCGAGGACCGGCTGCGGGTCCCGGTCGAGCGGGTCGTCAGCGACGGGCCGGTCGTCACGGCCGTGCGCCTGGGCACCCCGGACGGCGAGATCCGCATCGACCGGCCCGAGGGACCCGTCGGCATGCTGTCGATCCCCGGCCAGCCCAGCCGGGTCATCGCGCTGAAGGTCCGCACGACCGCCGAGCTCATCGCCGAGGAACTGCGCAGGCTCGACCCCGACGAGGTGTACGCCTCCGCCCTGCGGACCCAGGCACCGGCGGCTCCGTGA
- a CDS encoding response regulator codes for MIRVLLVDDQPLLRSGFRALLDIEDDIEVVAEAGDGLEGLLLAREHLPDIALIDIQMPVVDGIEATRRIAADPALAGVHVVILTNYGLDEYVFNALRAGAAGFLVKDIQPEDFLHSVRVAARGDALLAPSITRKLIDRYVTQPLDTGTGTRTGTGLEELTAREREAVALVAQGLSNDEIADRMVISPMTAKTHINRAMTKLHARDRAQLVVLAYESGLVVPRGS; via the coding sequence ATGATCCGCGTCCTGCTGGTCGACGACCAGCCGCTCCTGCGCAGCGGATTCCGCGCGCTCCTCGACATCGAGGACGACATCGAGGTGGTGGCCGAGGCCGGCGACGGACTTGAGGGCCTGCTCCTGGCCAGGGAACACCTGCCCGACATCGCGCTCATCGACATCCAGATGCCGGTCGTCGACGGCATCGAGGCGACCCGGCGCATCGCCGCGGACCCGGCCCTGGCCGGGGTGCACGTCGTCATCCTGACCAACTACGGCCTCGACGAATACGTCTTCAACGCGCTGCGCGCCGGCGCGGCCGGATTCCTCGTCAAGGACATCCAGCCGGAGGACTTCCTCCACTCCGTGCGCGTCGCCGCGCGCGGAGACGCCCTGCTCGCACCGTCGATCACCCGCAAGCTGATCGACCGGTACGTCACCCAGCCGCTCGACACCGGCACCGGCACCCGCACCGGCACGGGGCTGGAAGAACTGACCGCCCGCGAACGCGAGGCCGTGGCCCTGGTCGCGCAGGGCCTGTCCAACGACGAGATCGCCGACCGCATGGTGATCAGCCCGATGACCGCGAAGACCCACATCAACCGGGCCATGACCAAGCTCCACGCCCGCGACCGCGCCCAACTCGTCGTGCTCGCCTACGAGTCCGGCCTGGTCGTCCCGCGCGGGTCCTGA
- a CDS encoding helix-turn-helix transcriptional regulator: MAGEENMHRHRTPERLTEDQARRMLATMNDVIRAGEEMRKLRAEMIKVFAGYGWTQEKIARLTDMSQPAVSKQVTKYRTERGTDDPEPPMRLALAQYDTPWLEGRLWGLAEEIAESCYETARCTRFVNAAARGRKRFTPRTVDELRRLVEEDLTHHQAQLPAAYRAAYDEISRGLDDPPKVTGPAPAEGSPQGSGSASVRRALAHRLQCDRLRGEA, from the coding sequence ATGGCAGGCGAGGAGAACATGCATCGGCATCGGACACCCGAGAGGCTCACCGAGGACCAGGCGCGGCGGATGCTCGCCACCATGAACGACGTCATCCGCGCGGGCGAGGAGATGCGGAAGCTGCGCGCCGAGATGATCAAGGTGTTCGCGGGCTACGGCTGGACGCAGGAGAAGATCGCCCGGCTCACCGACATGAGTCAGCCCGCCGTGTCCAAGCAGGTGACGAAGTACCGGACGGAGCGCGGGACGGACGATCCGGAACCTCCGATGCGGCTCGCCCTCGCTCAGTACGACACCCCATGGCTCGAGGGTCGCCTCTGGGGCCTCGCCGAGGAGATCGCGGAGTCCTGCTACGAGACCGCCCGCTGCACCCGCTTCGTCAACGCCGCCGCCCGGGGGAGGAAGCGCTTCACGCCGCGGACCGTCGACGAGCTCCGGCGGCTCGTCGAGGAGGACCTGACGCACCACCAGGCACAGCTGCCCGCCGCCTATCGGGCCGCGTACGACGAGATCAGCCGTGGCCTCGACGACCCTCCGAAGGTCACCGGACCGGCGCCGGCCGAGGGCTCGCCCCAGGGCTCCGGCTCGGCCTCGGTGCGCCGCGCCCTCGCCCACCGGCTCCAGTGCGACCGGCTGCGGGGCGAGGCCTGA
- a CDS encoding sugar ABC transporter substrate-binding protein, producing the protein MTRTWRGAVALAGAAALSLGALATGCTDDDSGTGTTGQGDVKIGLLLPESKTTRYEKFDRPYIEQKIKELAPDAQIDYYNAAESATTQQQQVNTALAKGDRVLILDAVDAKSIQSSVQKANAAGVKVVAYDRLAQGPVDAYVSYDNRKVGELQGEALLAALGDKAGTGQIVMHNGSPTDPNAAEFKAGAHSVLDGKVKIGKEYDTPNWDPNNANQQMAGAISALGANNIVGVYSANDGLAAGIATALKAAGINVPLTGQDAQLDAIQRILLGTQTITVEKPYKPEADAAATMAVNLAQGKEIPESLTPTTVTSGSGEKVPASLLTPVVVHKDNIKDTVVKDGLYTVQEICTPTYAAACEEAGLE; encoded by the coding sequence ATGACCCGCACATGGCGTGGCGCGGTAGCGCTGGCCGGAGCCGCGGCTCTGTCCCTCGGGGCGCTGGCGACCGGCTGTACGGACGACGACTCGGGGACGGGTACCACGGGGCAGGGCGATGTGAAGATCGGTCTGCTGCTGCCCGAGAGCAAGACCACGCGGTACGAGAAGTTCGACCGGCCGTACATCGAGCAGAAGATCAAGGAGCTGGCACCCGACGCGCAGATCGACTACTACAACGCGGCCGAGAGTGCCACCACCCAGCAACAGCAGGTCAACACCGCCCTCGCCAAGGGCGATCGGGTCCTCATCCTGGACGCCGTGGACGCCAAGTCCATCCAGTCCTCCGTGCAGAAGGCCAACGCCGCGGGCGTCAAGGTCGTGGCGTACGACCGCCTCGCGCAGGGCCCCGTCGACGCGTACGTCTCGTACGACAACCGCAAGGTCGGCGAGTTGCAGGGCGAGGCCCTCCTCGCGGCGCTCGGCGACAAGGCCGGGACGGGCCAGATCGTGATGCACAACGGCTCGCCGACCGACCCGAACGCGGCCGAGTTCAAGGCCGGAGCCCACTCCGTCCTCGACGGCAAGGTGAAGATCGGCAAGGAGTACGACACCCCGAACTGGGACCCGAACAACGCCAACCAGCAGATGGCGGGCGCGATCAGCGCTCTGGGCGCGAACAACATCGTCGGTGTCTACTCGGCCAACGACGGCCTGGCCGCCGGCATCGCCACCGCCCTCAAGGCGGCCGGTATCAACGTGCCGTTGACGGGCCAGGACGCACAGCTCGACGCGATCCAGCGGATCCTCCTCGGCACCCAGACCATCACGGTCGAGAAGCCGTACAAGCCGGAGGCCGACGCCGCCGCCACGATGGCCGTGAACCTGGCCCAGGGCAAGGAGATCCCCGAGTCCCTGACGCCCACCACCGTCACCAGCGGCAGCGGCGAGAAGGTGCCGGCGAGCCTGCTGACCCCGGTCGTGGTGCACAAGGACAACATCAAGGACACGGTCGTCAAGGACGGTCTGTACACCGTCCAGGAGATCTGCACGCCCACGTATGCCGCGGCCTGCGAGGAGGCCGGTCTCGAGTAG
- a CDS encoding RNA polymerase sigma-70 factor: MMSGTAEEFTAHRPRMFRLAYRLLGSAEEAEDAVQDAYLRWSGADRAAIEHPWAWLAKVVTNLCVNRLTSARAQRERYAGPWLPEPVFTHDGSLGPMESAEQCDAVSTALLVLLERLTPTERAVYVLREAFGYSHRDIAGVVELSEANCRQLYRRAVQRVATPEARFAPTVERRHELVESFVTAAREGDLAGLEKLLAQDITWWSDGGGRVTAARRPIIGREKVMRFLVGSAQRSPGAWTLTLAEVNGAPALIAHTAEQITSVATFEFQGGLISQARAVMNPDKLRFASRQFAAMTPGV; the protein is encoded by the coding sequence ATGATGTCAGGGACCGCCGAGGAGTTCACGGCCCACCGCCCCAGGATGTTCCGCCTGGCCTACCGGTTGCTCGGTTCCGCGGAGGAGGCGGAGGACGCGGTGCAGGACGCCTATCTGCGCTGGAGCGGCGCCGACCGTGCGGCGATCGAGCACCCGTGGGCCTGGCTCGCCAAGGTCGTCACCAACCTCTGCGTCAACCGGCTCACCTCGGCCCGTGCGCAGCGCGAGCGGTACGCCGGGCCGTGGCTGCCGGAACCGGTCTTCACGCACGACGGTTCGCTCGGCCCCATGGAGTCCGCCGAGCAGTGCGACGCCGTGTCGACGGCGCTGCTGGTGCTGCTGGAGCGGCTCACACCGACGGAGCGTGCGGTGTACGTGCTGCGCGAGGCGTTCGGCTACAGCCATCGCGACATCGCCGGGGTCGTCGAACTCAGCGAGGCCAACTGCCGCCAGCTGTACCGCAGGGCCGTCCAGCGGGTGGCGACGCCCGAGGCCCGCTTCGCGCCGACGGTCGAGCGCCGGCACGAACTCGTCGAGTCCTTCGTCACGGCGGCGCGCGAGGGCGACCTGGCCGGGCTGGAGAAGCTGCTCGCCCAGGACATCACGTGGTGGAGCGACGGCGGCGGCAGGGTCACGGCGGCGCGGCGCCCCATCATCGGCCGGGAGAAGGTCATGCGCTTCCTGGTGGGCAGCGCGCAGCGGTCCCCGGGCGCATGGACCCTCACGCTCGCGGAGGTCAACGGGGCGCCGGCGCTGATCGCGCACACGGCGGAGCAGATCACCAGCGTCGCCACCTTCGAGTTCCAGGGTGGCCTCATCTCCCAGGCACGGGCGGTGATGAACCCGGACAAGCTCCGCTTCGCGAGCCGGCAGTTCGCCGCCATGACCCCAGGGGTATGA
- a CDS encoding alpha/beta fold hydrolase has protein sequence MPYFSAYDGTRLAYRTDGDGDPLVCLPGGPADSRYLGDLGGLSAHRRLIVTDLRGTGRSAIPEDVTSYRCDRLVDDVEALRAHLGLTRMDLLGHSGGANIAVRYAARYPGNVGRLALITPGPAAVGITVAARMRREAARLRSDEPWFPAAFDALSAITEGTGSDWEAIAPFLWGRWDAAARRHHAESRPGNAEAVAGFGAEGAFDPEATRAALAAFGAPVLLLAGEFDLNTPPEAAAEFAGLFPDASFVVQPGAGHYPWVDDPDGFVATAAAFLR, from the coding sequence ATGCCCTACTTCTCCGCCTACGACGGAACCCGGCTCGCCTACCGCACGGACGGAGACGGCGACCCCCTCGTCTGCCTCCCGGGAGGTCCCGCCGACTCGCGCTATCTCGGCGACCTCGGCGGGCTCTCCGCCCATCGCCGCCTCATCGTTACGGACCTGCGCGGGACCGGTCGGTCCGCGATTCCCGAGGACGTCACCTCCTACCGCTGCGACCGCCTCGTCGACGACGTCGAGGCTCTGCGCGCCCACCTCGGGCTGACCCGCATGGACCTGCTCGGCCACTCCGGCGGCGCGAACATCGCGGTGCGGTACGCGGCCCGGTACCCAGGAAACGTCGGCAGGCTCGCTCTGATCACCCCCGGTCCCGCGGCCGTCGGCATCACGGTCGCCGCGCGGATGCGGCGCGAGGCGGCGCGGCTGCGGAGCGACGAGCCCTGGTTCCCGGCGGCGTTCGACGCCCTGTCGGCGATCACCGAGGGCACCGGCAGCGACTGGGAGGCCATCGCCCCCTTCCTCTGGGGCCGGTGGGACGCCGCCGCCCGGCGGCACCACGCGGAGAGCCGGCCCGGCAACGCCGAGGCCGTCGCCGGCTTCGGCGCCGAGGGGGCCTTCGACCCGGAGGCCACCCGCGCGGCCCTCGCCGCCTTCGGCGCCCCCGTCCTGCTCCTCGCCGGCGAGTTCGACCTCAACACCCCGCCGGAGGCGGCGGCCGAGTTCGCCGGGCTCTTCCCCGACGCCTCCTTCGTCGTGCAGCCGGGCGCCGGCCACTACCCGTGGGTCGACGACCCCGACGGGTTCGTGGCGACGGCGGCCGCCTTCCTGCGCTGA
- a CDS encoding 4-hydroxybenzoate 3-monooxygenase: protein MHTTVGIIGGGPSGLLLARLLHNAGVDSVVLESRDRAYVEQRQRAGILEQATVDALRAAGAGARLETEGLPHDGIELRFDGRAHRVDFPSLTDGRRVWVYAQTEVVKDLIALQLADGGPLLFGAEVRAVEGVDTDRPVIRYAHEGREQTLTCDYVVGCDGFHGVARTAVPEGERTTYERTYPYSWLGILAEAPPVYEELIYAHSERGFALASMRSPAVSRLYLQVPNGTDPADWSDARIWDELDARLALGAEPRWRLERGPITQKSVLPMRSSVTEPMRYGRLMLAGDAAHIVPPTGAKGLNLAAADVIVLARALAHRSATGSTELLDAYSDTCLRRVWRAEHFSYAMTTTLHSDPGQSPFDTRLQLSQLDRIATSPHAAAELAQNYVGLPLEPRG, encoded by the coding sequence ATGCACACCACCGTCGGGATCATCGGCGGCGGCCCCTCCGGCCTGCTGCTCGCCCGCCTGCTGCACAACGCCGGCGTCGATAGCGTGGTCCTGGAGTCCCGTGACCGCGCCTATGTCGAACAGCGCCAGCGCGCCGGAATCCTCGAACAGGCCACCGTCGACGCCTTGCGCGCCGCCGGAGCCGGGGCCCGTCTGGAGACCGAGGGGCTCCCCCACGACGGCATCGAGCTGCGCTTCGACGGGCGTGCCCACCGGGTCGACTTCCCCTCGCTGACCGACGGCCGCCGGGTCTGGGTCTACGCGCAGACCGAGGTGGTCAAGGACCTGATCGCCCTTCAGCTCGCGGACGGCGGACCGCTGTTGTTCGGCGCCGAGGTGCGTGCGGTGGAGGGCGTCGACACCGACCGCCCGGTGATCCGCTACGCCCACGAGGGCCGCGAGCAGACCCTGACCTGTGATTACGTGGTCGGCTGCGACGGATTCCACGGAGTGGCGCGCACCGCCGTCCCGGAGGGCGAGCGGACGACGTACGAGCGCACGTATCCGTACTCCTGGCTCGGCATCCTCGCCGAAGCCCCGCCCGTGTACGAGGAGTTGATCTACGCCCACTCCGAGCGCGGCTTCGCGCTGGCCAGCATGCGCTCGCCGGCCGTGAGCCGGCTCTACCTGCAGGTCCCGAACGGCACCGATCCGGCCGACTGGTCCGACGCCCGGATCTGGGACGAGCTCGACGCCCGCCTCGCGCTCGGCGCCGAGCCGCGATGGCGGCTCGAGCGTGGCCCGATCACACAGAAGTCGGTGCTGCCGATGCGCAGTTCGGTGACCGAGCCGATGCGGTACGGGCGGCTCATGCTGGCCGGGGACGCGGCGCACATCGTCCCTCCGACCGGCGCCAAGGGCCTCAACCTCGCCGCCGCCGATGTGATCGTCCTGGCGCGCGCGCTCGCCCACCGGTCCGCCACGGGCTCCACGGAGCTGCTCGACGCCTACTCCGACACCTGCCTGCGCCGGGTCTGGCGCGCCGAGCACTTCTCGTACGCCATGACGACGACGCTGCACAGCGACCCCGGGCAGTCGCCGTTCGACACCCGACTCCAGCTCTCCCAGCTCGACCGGATCGCCACCTCGCCGCACGCCGCGGCCGAACTGGCGCAGAACTACGTCGGGTTGCCGCTCGAACCGCGAGGATGA
- a CDS encoding sugar ABC transporter permease produces MNRDKGPDDSTQEPAPDAVPAVDTRLLVREEGLKGYLGEFRRKLRSGELGSLPVVIAVIIIWTVFGSLDSAFLSAQNLSDLSQQIVGTGMIAVGIVFVLLLGEIDLSVGSVSGLCAAIFAVLNVLNGMNEWLALLIAIAGGAAVGLIQGFFFAKVGVPAFVVTLAGNLAWNGLMLQVLGTSGTVNIPSESIVSELYSTIFHSSAAAYVTAAVGVGLFLAASLLDARRRQAARVPFRPVAEIVLRTVVIAAIAFAAAYILNQYQGLPLALLIFLIVLVLLDFVLRRTSYGRQIFAVGGNIEGARRAGISVPFVRMSVFSIAGTMAAVGGIFLAGQIQSASQTSGGGNLLMNVIAAAVIGGTSLFGGRGSVWSALLGALVIGSIQSGMNIMGVSNAVQFMITGAVLLAAVVIDSLSRRSQKAAGRA; encoded by the coding sequence ATGAACCGCGACAAAGGCCCCGACGACTCCACCCAGGAACCGGCACCCGATGCCGTACCCGCCGTCGACACCCGTCTGCTCGTCCGCGAGGAGGGCCTGAAGGGGTACCTCGGAGAGTTCCGGCGCAAGCTGCGCAGCGGTGAGCTGGGATCGCTTCCCGTCGTCATCGCCGTGATCATCATCTGGACGGTGTTCGGCAGCCTGGACAGCGCGTTCCTCTCCGCCCAGAACCTCTCCGACCTGAGCCAGCAGATCGTCGGCACCGGCATGATCGCCGTCGGTATCGTCTTCGTCCTGCTGCTCGGCGAGATCGACCTCTCCGTCGGTTCCGTCAGCGGCCTGTGCGCCGCCATCTTCGCCGTACTCAACGTCCTGAACGGCATGAACGAGTGGCTGGCGCTGCTGATCGCCATCGCGGGCGGAGCCGCCGTCGGCCTCATCCAGGGCTTCTTCTTCGCGAAAGTCGGCGTGCCGGCGTTCGTCGTCACCCTGGCCGGCAATCTGGCCTGGAACGGCCTGATGCTGCAGGTGCTCGGCACCAGCGGCACGGTCAACATCCCCAGCGAGAGCATCGTCTCCGAGCTCTACTCGACCATCTTCCACAGCTCCGCCGCCGCCTACGTGACCGCGGCCGTCGGGGTCGGGCTCTTCCTGGCGGCCTCGCTCCTGGACGCCAGGCGCCGCCAGGCGGCCAGGGTGCCGTTCCGCCCGGTCGCCGAGATCGTGCTCCGTACGGTCGTCATCGCCGCGATCGCCTTCGCGGCCGCGTACATCCTCAACCAGTACCAGGGTCTTCCGCTGGCGCTGCTGATCTTCCTGATCGTGCTGGTGCTCCTGGACTTCGTGCTGCGCCGCACCTCCTACGGGCGGCAGATCTTCGCCGTCGGCGGCAACATCGAGGGCGCGCGCCGGGCGGGCATCAGCGTGCCGTTCGTCCGGATGAGCGTCTTCTCGATCGCCGGGACCATGGCCGCGGTCGGCGGTATCTTCCTGGCCGGTCAGATCCAGTCCGCGAGCCAGACCTCGGGCGGCGGCAACCTCCTGATGAACGTCATCGCCGCGGCCGTCATCGGTGGCACGAGCCTGTTCGGCGGGCGCGGCTCGGTCTGGTCCGCCCTGCTCGGCGCCCTGGTGATCGGGTCGATCCAGTCCGGGATGAACATCATGGGCGTCAGCAACGCCGTCCAGTTCATGATCACCGGAGCGGTCCTGCTCGCCGCCGTGGTCATCGACTCGCTGTCCCGCAGGAGCCAGAAGGCCGCGGGACGCGCCTGA
- a CDS encoding DUF6223 family protein, translated as MSVRRLLAAATAALLGGFLLAAPAAAHVAVQPVAASVTTMSAGRLGASTAALVGLVGLVIGGLALARPAGRFGTDTGGLGVAVALGAGLISMALGAVVVATSDGGLGTGNGLGGAVVALVVGLAAVVLGGLARNRSRNRSRSRRAG; from the coding sequence ATGTCCGTCCGTCGCCTGCTCGCCGCCGCCACAGCCGCTCTGCTCGGAGGCTTCCTGCTTGCCGCACCGGCGGCCGCGCACGTCGCGGTCCAGCCGGTCGCCGCCAGTGTCACCACCATGAGCGCCGGGCGGCTCGGGGCCAGCACAGCCGCGCTGGTGGGCCTGGTCGGCCTGGTCATCGGTGGACTGGCCCTGGCCCGGCCCGCCGGTCGTTTCGGCACCGACACCGGAGGACTCGGGGTCGCCGTCGCCCTGGGGGCGGGGCTGATCAGCATGGCCCTCGGCGCAGTGGTCGTGGCCACCTCCGACGGTGGCCTCGGCACCGGCAACGGGCTGGGCGGGGCGGTCGTGGCCCTGGTGGTGGGCCTGGCCGCCGTGGTCCTCGGCGGCCTGGCCCGCAACCGCTCCCGCAACCGCTCCCGCTCCCGCCGCGCCGGCTGA
- a CDS encoding protein-tyrosine phosphatase family protein produces MNERGGGTNGARYGGSVSDLWKATDPGVLCLPSGRLVRGRGLRRPLPPGPTPHYALYLLGARPPEVPWDARWLRWPDFRLPSSPAQARSLLGEAWARAADGRVEIACGGGVGRTGTALACLAVLDGVPADRAVEFVRRNYHPRAVETPWQKRYVRRFTA; encoded by the coding sequence ATGAACGAACGGGGAGGGGGAACGAACGGGGCCCGTTACGGTGGATCCGTGAGCGATCTCTGGAAGGCGACCGACCCCGGGGTCCTGTGCCTGCCGTCCGGGCGCCTGGTCCGCGGGCGCGGACTGCGCCGCCCCCTGCCCCCGGGACCGACGCCCCACTACGCCCTGTACCTGCTGGGCGCGCGGCCGCCCGAGGTGCCCTGGGATGCGCGGTGGCTGCGCTGGCCCGACTTCCGGCTGCCGAGCAGCCCGGCGCAGGCCCGGTCCCTGCTCGGTGAGGCCTGGGCCCGCGCCGCCGACGGGCGGGTCGAGATCGCCTGTGGCGGCGGTGTCGGCCGGACCGGTACGGCCCTGGCCTGTCTCGCCGTCCTGGACGGCGTGCCGGCCGACCGGGCCGTGGAGTTCGTCCGCCGGAACTATCACCCTCGCGCCGTCGAAACGCCCTGGCAGAAGCGGTACGTGCGGCGGTTCACCGCCTGA
- a CDS encoding ATP-binding cassette domain-containing protein translates to MPEAPVLTLRGVSKRFGAVQALSDFDLEVHAGEVVALVGDNGAGKSTAVKAIAGVNPPDEGVIAWEGRPVTINRPHDAQNLGIATVYQDLALCDNLDVVGNLFLGRELRRFGVLDEVRMEQRSRELLNTLSIRIPTVRIPVASLSGGQRQTVAIARSLIGEPKVVILDEPTAALGVEQTAEVLDLVERLRDHGLGTILISHNMVDVMAVADRIAVLRLGRNNGFFEKRSTTTEEIISAITGATESAVTRREARKREEG, encoded by the coding sequence TTGCCGGAAGCACCTGTGCTCACACTGCGGGGAGTCTCCAAACGGTTCGGCGCCGTCCAGGCGCTGTCGGACTTCGATCTGGAGGTCCATGCCGGCGAGGTCGTCGCGCTCGTCGGTGACAACGGCGCCGGAAAGTCCACCGCCGTCAAGGCGATCGCCGGGGTGAACCCGCCCGACGAGGGCGTCATCGCGTGGGAGGGCCGCCCGGTCACCATCAACCGGCCCCACGACGCGCAGAACCTCGGCATCGCCACCGTCTACCAGGACCTGGCGCTCTGCGACAACCTCGACGTCGTCGGCAACCTCTTCCTCGGCCGCGAGCTGCGCCGGTTCGGCGTGCTCGACGAGGTCCGCATGGAGCAGCGCTCACGCGAACTGCTCAACACCCTGTCCATCCGCATCCCCACCGTCCGCATCCCCGTCGCCTCCCTCTCCGGCGGCCAGCGCCAGACGGTGGCGATCGCCCGTTCCCTGATCGGCGAACCGAAGGTCGTCATCCTGGACGAGCCGACCGCCGCCCTGGGCGTGGAGCAGACCGCCGAGGTCCTCGACCTGGTGGAGCGGCTCCGCGACCACGGCCTCGGGACCATCCTGATCAGCCACAACATGGTGGACGTGATGGCGGTCGCGGACCGGATCGCGGTGCTGCGCCTGGGCCGTAACAACGGCTTCTTCGAAAAGCGCTCCACCACCACCGAGGAGATCATCTCCGCCATCACAGGCGCGACCGAGAGCGCCGTCACGCGCCGCGAGGCCCGTAAGCGGGAGGAGGGGTGA
- a CDS encoding sensor histidine kinase: MNRGRFDAGNWLIAAGVAAFLLVTGLSGDHSPTHLDPLGYVLLTAGGLALAARRRAPLVVLAVTGLCALGYQALGIDVPAVAYLFAVYASVRAGHRAVTVVASVIMLVALPLALLVSPQDLSVGEAFTHTRDVLQLAWLIAAGAAGEALRQAERRADEAERTREETARRRADEERLHIARELHDSLTHQISVIKVQAEVAVHLAHKRGEQVPESLLAIREAGREAARELRATLEALRDDDKNPPHGLGHVPDLVERARTTGLDAKLTIEGDPHDVPAAVERTAYRIVQESLTNVARHAAAATASVRIDYRPDALVIRVDDDGTATPETVPAPGVGLLGMRERVTALGGRLRAAPRGEGGFSVQAELPVDRTTS, from the coding sequence ATGAACAGGGGACGATTCGATGCCGGGAACTGGCTGATCGCCGCCGGAGTGGCGGCGTTCCTGTTGGTCACCGGGCTGTCCGGCGACCACTCCCCCACGCATCTCGACCCGCTGGGCTACGTGTTGCTGACAGCCGGGGGTCTCGCGCTGGCCGCGCGCCGCCGGGCGCCGCTCGTCGTGCTGGCCGTGACCGGGCTGTGCGCACTGGGTTACCAAGCCCTCGGGATCGACGTGCCGGCCGTCGCGTACCTGTTCGCGGTGTACGCCTCGGTACGGGCGGGGCACCGCGCCGTCACGGTGGTCGCTTCGGTGATCATGCTGGTCGCGCTTCCGCTCGCGCTCCTGGTCTCTCCCCAGGACCTGTCCGTGGGTGAGGCGTTCACGCACACCCGGGACGTCCTCCAGCTGGCCTGGCTGATCGCCGCCGGTGCGGCGGGTGAAGCGCTGCGCCAGGCCGAGCGCCGGGCGGACGAGGCCGAGCGCACCCGCGAGGAGACCGCGCGACGCCGGGCCGACGAGGAGCGGCTGCACATCGCGCGGGAGCTGCACGATTCGCTCACCCACCAGATCTCCGTCATCAAGGTGCAGGCCGAGGTCGCCGTCCACCTGGCCCACAAGCGAGGGGAACAGGTGCCGGAGTCCCTGCTGGCGATCAGGGAGGCCGGCCGTGAGGCGGCCCGGGAACTGCGGGCGACCCTGGAGGCGCTGCGCGACGACGACAAGAACCCGCCGCACGGGCTCGGCCACGTCCCGGACCTGGTGGAACGGGCGCGGACGACGGGCCTGGACGCGAAGCTGACGATCGAGGGCGACCCCCATGACGTGCCGGCCGCGGTGGAGCGGACCGCCTACCGGATCGTCCAGGAGTCGCTGACCAACGTCGCCCGGCACGCCGCCGCCGCGACGGCGTCGGTACGGATCGACTACCGTCCCGACGCCCTGGTCATCCGGGTCGACGACGACGGCACGGCCACACCGGAGACCGTGCCGGCGCCCGGCGTCGGACTGCTGGGGATGCGCGAACGGGTCACCGCGCTCGGCGGTCGCCTGCGGGCCGCACCGCGCGGCGAGGGCGGCTTCTCCGTACAGGCCGAACTTCCCGTCGACCGGACGACGTCATGA